In a single window of the Dinghuibacter silviterrae genome:
- the dapB gene encoding 4-hydroxy-tetrahydrodipicolinate reductase, whose product MKIALIGYGKMGKAIEDLMPPRGHEAVLKIDEHNRPGLTAEQLREADVAIEFTGPDSAVDNILLCLDAGIPVVVGSTGWLKKWAQVKKVCEATQGTLLASSNFSVGVNIFFALNKRLAALMNTHPEYAVSVTEIHHTAKRDSPSGTAITLAEGIIGSLDRKKDWVNHLSDHPEELEIVSERVDPAPGTHKVRYTSDIDDIELIHTAHNRKGFALGALLAAEYIYGKKGIYTMQDVLGI is encoded by the coding sequence ATGAAGATCGCACTCATAGGCTATGGTAAAATGGGTAAGGCCATCGAAGACCTCATGCCCCCCCGCGGACACGAAGCCGTCCTGAAGATTGACGAACACAACCGCCCCGGTCTGACGGCGGAGCAACTGCGCGAGGCCGACGTCGCCATCGAATTCACCGGCCCCGACAGCGCCGTTGACAACATCCTTCTTTGCCTGGACGCCGGCATCCCGGTCGTCGTCGGTTCCACCGGCTGGCTCAAGAAATGGGCGCAGGTCAAAAAGGTCTGCGAGGCGACCCAGGGCACCCTGTTGGCATCCAGCAACTTCAGCGTGGGGGTGAACATCTTTTTTGCCCTCAACAAACGCCTGGCGGCCCTGATGAACACCCACCCGGAATACGCGGTCAGCGTCACCGAGATCCACCATACCGCCAAAAGGGATTCCCCCAGCGGGACCGCCATTACCCTCGCGGAGGGGATCATCGGGTCCCTGGACCGGAAAAAGGATTGGGTCAACCACCTTAGCGACCACCCGGAGGAACTGGAAATTGTCAGCGAACGGGTCGACCCCGCCCCCGGGACACACAAGGTGCGCTATACCTCCGATATCGACGACATCGAGCTGATCCATACCGCCCATAACCGGAAGGGGTTTGCCTTAGGCGCCCTGCTGGCGGCGGAGTACATATACGGCAAGAAAGGCATATATACCATGCAGGATGTGTTGGGCATCTAA
- a CDS encoding DUF5683 domain-containing protein, whose amino-acid sequence MSRCKTWVLCALLLPLSIVAKAQIVRIDSVAVARPQEDTSEYTTKHHRDPRKATIRSAIIPGWGQIYNHKYWKAPIAWGGLVACGIVFKFNLDQYNLFRRVYKEMNGTDTSWYKRAPDSTYRYNSPQDIQYARNYYRQYVDYSVLAFVLVWGLNVVDATVDAHLHEFDVTDNLTLRIQPTSGFMSGYTGLSLVLDIHKAKHKLLPAFP is encoded by the coding sequence ATGTCAAGGTGTAAAACATGGGTGCTGTGTGCCCTGCTATTGCCGCTCTCGATCGTTGCCAAGGCGCAGATCGTCCGGATCGACAGTGTGGCGGTGGCCCGGCCACAGGAAGATACCTCGGAGTACACCACGAAACACCACCGGGATCCCCGTAAGGCCACCATCCGTTCGGCGATCATCCCCGGCTGGGGACAGATCTACAACCACAAATACTGGAAAGCGCCGATCGCCTGGGGCGGTCTTGTCGCCTGCGGCATCGTATTTAAATTCAACCTGGACCAGTACAACCTTTTCCGCCGGGTCTACAAGGAGATGAACGGGACGGACACCAGTTGGTACAAGAGGGCCCCGGATTCCACCTACCGCTACAACAGTCCCCAGGACATCCAATATGCGCGCAATTATTACCGGCAATACGTCGACTATTCCGTCCTGGCCTTTGTGCTGGTATGGGGGCTGAACGTGGTCGACGCCACGGTGGACGCCCACCTGCACGAATTCGACGTCACCGACAACCTCACCCTGCGGATACAGCCCACGAGCGGCTTTATGAGCGGCTACACGGGTCTGTCCCTGGTGCTGGACATACACAAAGCGAAACACAAACTGCTACCTGCATTTCCATGA
- a CDS encoding ParB/RepB/Spo0J family partition protein, translated as MTSPNKKEALGKGIRSLLQNIDADLKTTAGTLKSSAVEAATVSLRIPLDQISINPKQPRRDFDEQALQELAASIRIHDIIQPVTASRLPDGKYRLVAGERRFRAAKMAGLADIPAYIRQANDTELLELALLENLQRENLNAIEIALSYKRLMEELEHTQEQVAERMGKERSTVTNYIRLLKLPPDIQVAVRNGTLTMGHARALINVDEVDKQLFIFGEIKNRHLSVRQTEELVRKLYRPGTAAVKSATKNALPAAFKKIEDNLASHFGTKAKLNHNKKGHGSLTLEYYSIQELNALLEKMHVKV; from the coding sequence ATGACAAGTCCTAACAAGAAAGAGGCCCTGGGAAAAGGCATCCGTTCGCTCCTGCAAAATATTGACGCAGACCTGAAGACGACCGCGGGTACCTTGAAGAGTTCGGCAGTGGAGGCGGCCACGGTATCGTTACGGATCCCACTGGACCAGATTTCCATCAACCCCAAACAACCCCGCCGTGATTTTGACGAGCAAGCCCTGCAGGAACTGGCGGCCAGCATACGCATACACGACATCATCCAACCCGTTACGGCGTCCAGGCTCCCGGACGGCAAGTACCGGCTGGTAGCGGGCGAACGCCGTTTCCGGGCGGCAAAAATGGCCGGGCTGGCCGACATCCCCGCCTATATCCGCCAGGCCAACGACACAGAGCTCCTGGAACTGGCCCTGCTCGAAAACCTGCAACGGGAAAACCTGAATGCCATCGAGATCGCCCTGAGTTACAAACGCCTCATGGAGGAGCTCGAACACACCCAGGAGCAGGTGGCCGAACGCATGGGGAAAGAACGAAGCACCGTCACGAACTACATCCGCCTGCTCAAGCTTCCTCCCGACATCCAGGTCGCGGTCCGCAACGGCACGCTGACCATGGGTCATGCCCGCGCGCTGATCAACGTAGACGAAGTGGACAAACAGCTTTTTATATTCGGTGAGATCAAAAACCGCCACCTGTCGGTACGCCAGACCGAAGAGCTCGTCCGGAAGCTGTATCGGCCTGGAACAGCGGCTGTTAAAAGTGCGACAAAAAATGCCCTCCCTGCTGCATTTAAAAAGATAGAGGATAACTTAGCTTCCCATTTTGGGACGAAAGCAAAACTCAATCACAACAAAAAAGGGCACGGTTCTTTGACCCTGGAGTACTATTCCATACAGGAACTGAATGCCCTGCTGGAGAAAATGCATGTCAAGGTGTAA
- a CDS encoding ParA family protein, translating to MGRIIGIANQKGGVGKTTTAINLAASFAVLEYKTLLVDADPQANSTTGVGFDLHNITQSLYDCMVNETKVKDVILRSDIQYLDVVPSHIDLVGAEIEMINHPQRETVLKGILEPIKDEYDIIIIDCSPSLGLITVNALTASDSVIVPVQCEFFALEGLGKLLNTIKIVQNRLNTDLAIEGILMTMYDGRLRLCNQVVSEVRRHFEELVFESIVHRNTRLSEAPSFGKPVILYDAESKGTLNYLNLAKEILQKNNLTKIKQEDRVLTEVQHDKS from the coding sequence ATGGGAAGAATCATCGGAATAGCCAATCAAAAAGGGGGCGTGGGGAAAACAACCACCGCGATCAACCTGGCCGCCAGTTTTGCCGTGTTGGAATACAAAACCCTGCTGGTCGACGCCGACCCCCAGGCCAACAGCACCACCGGTGTGGGTTTTGACCTGCACAACATCACCCAGAGCCTGTATGATTGCATGGTCAACGAGACAAAGGTCAAGGACGTCATCCTCCGGAGCGACATCCAGTACCTGGACGTGGTGCCTTCCCATATCGACCTGGTCGGGGCCGAGATCGAAATGATCAACCACCCGCAACGGGAAACCGTCCTGAAAGGGATCCTGGAGCCCATCAAGGATGAATACGACATCATCATCATCGACTGCTCTCCTTCCCTGGGGTTGATCACGGTCAACGCGCTGACCGCGTCCGACAGCGTGATCGTCCCGGTACAGTGCGAGTTTTTCGCCCTGGAAGGCCTGGGTAAGCTGCTCAATACGATCAAGATCGTCCAGAACCGGTTGAACACCGACCTGGCCATCGAGGGGATCCTCATGACCATGTACGACGGCCGTCTGCGGCTGTGCAACCAGGTGGTCAGCGAGGTCCGGCGGCACTTCGAAGAACTCGTCTTCGAATCCATCGTCCACCGCAATACCCGGCTCAGCGAAGCCCCCAGCTTTGGCAAACCGGTCATCCTGTATGACGCGGAGTCCAAGGGGACCCTCAATTACCTCAACCTGGCCAAGGAGATCCTGCAAAAGAACAACCTTACCAAAATAAAACAGGAAGACAGAGTCCTGACAGAAGTACAGCATGACAAGTCCTAA
- a CDS encoding metal-dependent hydrolase, whose translation MNLTYFGHATFQVEIKGKKILFDPFVTYNELAKGKVDVNTIEADYIFLSHGHQDHVADAAGIATRTGAKVVAVWEVCTWMQNQGVDNVHHMNTGGKWTFDFGTVKTVVAQHSSSFPDGSYAGNPVGFVFKTDEGNFYYSGDTALTLDMQLIPDWVVPDFAVLPIGDDLTMGADDAVRAAQMVKTKKVVGVHYDTFGYIKLDKDAARSTFSKGGIALELPAIGQTIKL comes from the coding sequence ATGAACCTTACATATTTCGGACACGCGACTTTTCAGGTTGAGATCAAGGGAAAAAAAATTTTGTTTGACCCGTTCGTCACCTACAACGAACTGGCCAAGGGCAAAGTGGATGTCAATACCATTGAGGCGGACTATATTTTCCTGTCCCACGGACACCAGGACCATGTCGCGGACGCCGCCGGCATCGCGACCCGTACCGGGGCCAAGGTCGTGGCCGTGTGGGAAGTCTGTACCTGGATGCAAAACCAGGGCGTCGACAACGTCCACCACATGAATACGGGGGGGAAGTGGACCTTTGACTTCGGGACGGTCAAGACCGTCGTCGCACAGCACTCCAGCAGTTTTCCCGACGGGTCTTATGCCGGGAACCCCGTGGGATTTGTCTTTAAAACGGACGAAGGCAACTTTTACTATAGCGGAGACACCGCCCTGACCCTGGACATGCAGCTCATCCCCGACTGGGTCGTACCCGACTTTGCCGTCCTGCCCATAGGCGACGACCTGACGATGGGTGCGGATGACGCCGTAAGGGCGGCGCAGATGGTCAAGACCAAAAAGGTGGTCGGGGTTCACTACGATACATTCGGTTATATCAAACTCGACAAGGACGCAGCCAGGTCGACCTTTTCCAAGGGCGGGATTGCCCTGGAGCTGCCGGCCATAGGACAGACCATAAAACTCTAG
- a CDS encoding NADPH-dependent FMN reductase — protein MLYTVISGTNRKASNTQKIAEVYLELLKEKGIEAQLLSLVGLNTLERTPELESVEKKYLIPAGKFIFIVPEYNGSFPGVLKALMDNSDIQKAWWGKKALLTGVSTGRAGNLRGMEHLTGVLHYLKVSVYYDKLPISVVDRLLDQEGKLTDPATLTVVGKQLDEFIAF, from the coding sequence ATGCTGTACACCGTCATTTCCGGCACCAACAGGAAAGCCAGTAACACACAAAAAATCGCCGAAGTTTACCTTGAACTCTTGAAAGAGAAGGGGATCGAGGCGCAGTTGCTGTCCCTGGTCGGGTTAAACACCCTTGAAAGGACCCCGGAACTGGAATCTGTGGAAAAAAAATACCTGATCCCGGCCGGTAAATTTATTTTTATCGTTCCCGAATACAACGGTAGTTTTCCGGGAGTCTTAAAAGCATTGATGGACAACTCGGATATCCAAAAGGCATGGTGGGGGAAAAAAGCCCTGTTGACCGGGGTATCCACCGGCAGGGCGGGGAATCTGAGGGGAATGGAACACTTGACGGGTGTTCTCCATTATTTAAAAGTATCGGTTTATTACGACAAGCTACCCATTTCCGTCGTCGACAGACTGCTCGACCAGGAGGGGAAGCTCACCGATCCGGCGACGCTGACGGTGGTAGGGAAACAATTGGATGAATTCATTGCTTTTTAG